The following proteins come from a genomic window of Rutidosis leptorrhynchoides isolate AG116_Rl617_1_P2 chromosome 10, CSIRO_AGI_Rlap_v1, whole genome shotgun sequence:
- the LOC139872679 gene encoding uncharacterized protein, with protein MFAKKLIQKATKLHNLHHHQQFLKGCLAPEDLDFRIAVHYGIPSTASILAFDPIQRVLAVGTLDGRIKVIGGDNIEGLLISSKRLPFKYLEFLSNKGFLVSITNENDIQVWNLETRSIASSLQWSSNITSFSVIYGSFFMYVGDEHGLISVLKHEEDAELLVMPYHISAKSLSEAAGSSFPDNQTVVGVLHQPLSSGNRVLIAYESGLIILWDIFEAQVVVVRGDKVLELKDDGSVDHSGQPEHDLEEKEITAICWASSNGSVVAVGYIDGDIMFWKTSINGSSKGRKSGASSNNNNNNNDVVRLQLSSAARKLPVIVLHWSANSKSQNDCDGQLFIYGGDEIGSEEVLTVLSLEWSPGMETLRCVGRAELSLNGSFADMSLLPRTLNNHGGADLLVLTSPGHLQLFSHDSLSALISEREKRITLSSRECPVVIPTLHPLMCSAKLISLVANENTSKFLLEIATSMKLISTHKSVGGTWPVSGGIVQKSSSPEGYLIERIYIAGYNDGSVRIWDATSPVLSIICIIQAMKDEEVGGSTAPISELNFCSSTSVLAVGNQLGLIRVYNLKYSSKETDLHIVTISKNEVHKQSHEGGSKCSACFHLLDSPIQALQYMDHGAKLAVAYECGRVAVLDMNLFSVSFLTDGLPDLSSPMISITWNSSVYSGSHVNSPKELGPKNLDKHVEKLMFVCTKDGKLYIFDGDDHRLINSKPVQLKKDSAAVSMHIIEGSRYIVESLEQKESPQSPKKVSAKSKPPPNEVVVVDQRINSGQSTMDSLVLLCCKDVLCLYPLKSVLQGNYKNLCKVKLEKPCCCWTSTFRKDGKTCGLVLLYESGELEIRSLPDLEVVKVMSLMSILRWSFKANMQRTMSSTENGQISMTNGSEVVFLSVLNSGDDFRVQDSLPSLHDKVLAAALEAVIRSSHNQKKKQSGVPGALVNILKGFRPGKANNFHEDFGSGFSNLDRIFSKNPFPDPLESIVNDQEDIELDIDDIDIDEPVSMPSSSHTKQKEEIGKRTDRQRLFDDDNADPTPRLRTREEIIAKYRKAGDDASSVAGQARNKLLERQEKLEKISKRTQDLNNEAEDFASLANELVKAMERRKWWQI; from the exons ATGTTCGCCAAGAAACTGATACAAAAAGCTACTAAGCTTCACAATCTCCATCATCATCAG CAGTTTTTAAAGGGCTGCCTTGCACCAGAAGATTTGGATTTTCGAATAGCAGTCCATTACGGTATCCCGTCTACTGCATCAATTCTTGCCTTTGATCCCATTCAGCGTGTATTAGCCGTCGGAACATT AGATGGCAGGATAAAAGTAATAGGTGGTGATAACATTGAGGGACTTTTAATTTCTTCAAAGCGATTACCTTTCAAGTATTTAGAG TTTCTATCCAACAAAGGTTTTCTAGTCAGCATCACAAATGAAAATGACATACAG GTGTGGAATCTGGAAACCAGGTCTATAGCTTCTAGTTTGCAATGGAGCTCCAACATAACTAGTTTCTCTGTGATATATGGCTCCTTCTTCAT GTATGTTGGAGATGAGCATGGATTGATATCTGTATTGAAGCATGAAGAGGATGCAGAGCTTTTAGTAATGCCATATCATATCTCAGCCAAATCACTTAGTG AAGCAGCTGGGTCATCATTTCCAGATAATCAAACTGTTGTTGGAGTTCTTCATCAACCTTTATCATCTGGGAATAG AGTTTTGATTGCATATGAGAGTGGGTTGATTATTCTTTGGGATATATTTGAAGCTCAAGTGGTTGTAGTTAGAGGTGATAAGGTTCTTGAACTGAAGGATGATGGAAGTGTTGACCACTCTGGTCAACCTGAACATGATTTGGAGGAAAAAGAGATAACTGCTATATGCTGGGCATCTTCTAATGGGAGTGTTGTTGCAGTTGGTTACATAGATGGAGATATTATGTTCTGGAAAACATCAATCAATGGCTCTAGTAAAGGCCGAAAATCTGGTGCCtcaagcaataataataataataataatgatgttgtaAGGCTACAGTTGTCATCTGCTGCAAGGAAGCTCCCTGTGATTGTCTTGCACTGGTCCGCAAACAGTAAATCTCAAAATGATTGTGATGGACAGCTGTTTATTTATGGAGGAGATGAAATAGGGTCTGAGGAAGTATTGACG gTATTGAGTCTTGAATGGAGCCCTGGGATGGAAACTCTAAGATGTGTTGGTCGCGCAGAGCTTAGTCTTAATGGTTCTTTTGCTGATATGAGTTTATTACCAAGGACGCTAAACAATCATGGTGGTGCTGATTTATTAGTACTCACAAGTCCTGGACATCTTCAATTATTCAGTCATGATAGCTTGTCTGCTTTGATATCCGAACGCGAGAAAAGAATCACTCTCTCTTCTCGAGAATGTCCTGTAGTCATACCTACACTTCATCCACTCATGTGTTCAGCAAAACTTATCTCACTAGTTGCCAATGAAAACACTTCAAAGTTTCTTTTGGAG ATAGCCACAAGTATGAAGCTTATATCAACACATAAATCAGTTGGGGGAACCTGGCCCGTGTCAGGAGGCATAGTACAGAAATCGTCTTCTCCTGAAGGTTATTTAATCGAGAGAATTTACATAGCTGGTTACAATGATGGATCTGTTCGAATCTGGGATGCCACCTCCCCAGTGTTGTCAATCATTTGCATTATACAAGCG ATGAAAGATGAGGAAGTGGGTGGTTCAACTGCTCCAATTTCTGAACTGAACTTCTGCTCCTCGACTTCCGTATTAGCCGTTGGCAATCAACTTGGTCTG ATCCGTGTATATAACCTCAAGTATAGCTCGAAAGAGACGGACCTTCACATTGTCACCATATCAAAAAATGAAG TTCACAAACAATCTCACGAAGGAGGGTCCAAGTGTAGTGCTTGTTTCCATCTTCTGGATTCCCCTATTCAAGCACTTCAATATATGGACCATGGAGCTAAACTTGCTGTTGCATATGAATGTGGCCGA GTTGCAGTGCTTGATATGAACTTATTCTCCGTTTCTTTCCTAACTGACGGTTTACCTGACCTTAGCAGTCCAATGATCTCCATCACATGGAATTCAAGTGTCTATAGTGGCAGTCATGTTAATAGTCCCAAAGAGTTGGGACCGAAGAATCTTGATAAACACGTGGAGAAATTGATGTTTGTATGTACCAAAGATGgaaagttatatatatttgatgGTGATGATCATCGCCTCATCAACTCTAAACCAGTTCAACTGAAAAAGGATTCAGCTGCTGTATCCATGCATATAATAG AGGGAAGTAGATATATAGTAGAGTCATTGGAACAAAAGGAGTCACCACAATCACCAAAGAAAGTTTCAGCCAAAAGCAAACCTCCTCCTAATGAAGTAGTAGTAGTTGATCAACGTATCAATTCGGGACAGAGTACAATGGATTCTCTTGTTCTACTTTGTTGCAAGGACGTATTGTGCTTATATCCCTTGAAATCTGTTCTTCAG GGGAATTACAAAAATTTGTGTAAAGTAAAACTTGAGAAGCCATGTTGTTGTTGGACATCAACTTTTAGGAAGGATGGTAAAACTTGTGGATTAGTGTTGCTCTATGAATCTGGAGAACTGGAAATCAG ATCCTTGCCGGACCTAGAAGTAGTGAAAGTGATGTCATTAATGTCGATACTTAGGTGGAGTTTCAAGGCAAATATGCAGAGGACTATGAGTTCTACCGAGAATGGGCAGATTTCCATG ACAAATGGATCTGAAGTTGTGTTTCTCTCTGTACTGAATAGTGGAGATGATTTCAG GGTTCAGGATTCTTTGCCGTCTCTTCATGATAAAGTTCTTGCAGCCGCACTCGAGGCTGTGATTAGGAGTTCTCATAATCAAAAGAAAAAACAG AGTGGTGTCCCTGGAGCACTTGTTAATATCCTCAAAGGATTTAGACCGGGGAAAGCTAACAACTTTCATGAAGATTTTGGTTCAGGTTTCAGCAATCTTGACAGAATATTTTCGAAAAATCCATTTCCGGATCCACTTGAAAGCATTGTTAACGATCAGGAAGATATAGAGCTTGATATAG ATGACATTGATATTGATGAACCTGTATCGATGCCTTCCTCATCACATACAAAACAAAAAGAGGAAATCG GAAAAAGAACCGACAGGCAAAGATTATTTGACGATGACAATGCTGATCCGACGCCCAGACTTAGGACACGTGAAGAGATCATTGCTAAATACAGAAAGGCCGGG GATGATGCTTCCTCGGTTGCAGGACAAGCAAGAAACAAGCTTTTAGAGCGCCAAGAAAAGCTCGAG AAAATCAGCAAAAGGACTCAAGATCTAAACAATGAAGCCGAAGACTTTGCATCCTTAGCAAACGAGCTTGTAAAGGCTATGGAACGTCGAAAATGGTGGCAAATATGA
- the LOC139873391 gene encoding AMP deaminase-like encodes MDAYALHLAMAALFGASFVAVSSYYMHRKTLNQLLEFAKTLEKETQDVEQDLLQHYPNKYNSIPPQRRSQGGRRTGNSRRTATSLPDVATDDAIPLGLPRLHTLHEGKATAPTGLSKRASLVIRGASPKSPVAGTSALESVEESEEDVDVNENVNHNNSDITYLRTNGNTGPPESANSDANGEKVAIKLASSLIRSHSVSGDLHGVQPDPVAADILRKEPEQETFTRLKISPNETPSVEEAEVYMCLQVCLEMRVCYVFRESIPPWEKEVISDPSTPKRNPNPFGYAPEIKSDHYFEMEDGVVHVYANKDSKEKLFPVADATTFFTDLHHILKVMAAGDTRTVCHHRLGLLEQKFNLHLMLNADKEFLAQKSAPHRDFYNVRKVDTHVHHSACMNQKHLLRFIKSKLRKEPDEVVIFRDGTYLTLREVFESLDLTGYDLNVDLLDVHADKSTFHRFDKFNLKYNPCGQSRLREIFLKQDNLIQGRFLAELTKQVFTDLEASKYQMAEYRISIYGRKQSEWDNLASWIVNNELYSENVVWLIQLPRLYNIYKEMGIVTSFQTILDNVFLPLFEVTVDPDSHPQLHVFLKQVVGLDLVDDESKPERRPTKHMPTPEQWTNQFNPAFAYYVYYCYANLYTLNKLRESKGMNTIRFRPHCGEAGDVDHLAAAFLTTHNIAHGINLRKSPVLQYLYYLAQIGLCMSPLSNNSLFLDYHRNPFPTFFLRGLNVSLSTDDPLQIHLTKEPLVEEYSIAASVWKLSSCDLCEIARNSVYQSGFSHALKSHWIGQEYYKKGPEGNDIHKTNVPHIRLEFRDMIWREEMQQIYLGKAPLPHYIQT; translated from the exons ATGGATGCTTATGCATTGCATCTAGCTATGGCGGCACTATTTGGAGCTTCATTTGTTGCTGTTTCCTCATACTATATGCACCGTAAAACCCTAAATCAGTTATTGGAGTTTGCCAAAACTCTTGAAAAAGAAACACAAGATGTTGAACAAGATTTGTTGCAGCATTACCCCAACAAGTACAATAGTATCCCGCCGCAACGACGGAGCCAGGGCGGCCGGAGAACTGGAAATTCTCGCCGGACTGCGACTTCGTTACCAGACGTTGCGACTGATGATGCTATTCCTTTGGGGTTGCCTAGACTTCATACTCTTCATGAAG gaaaagcTACTGCCCCTACAGGGTTGTCCAAGCGAGCTTCACTCGTAATTAGAGGTGCATCTCCAAAGTCTCCAGTTGCTGGTACAAGTGCGCTTGAAAGTGTTGAAGAatctgaagaagatgttgatgtgaatgaaaatgttaatcataATAATTCAGATATTACATACCTACGCACCAATGGGAACACG GGCCCACCAGAGAGTGCAAATAGTGATGCAAATGGTGAAAAAGTTGCCATAAAGTTGGCTTCTTCTTTGATAAGGTCACATAGTGTATCTGGTGACCTACATGGTGTTCAACCTGATCCTGTAGCTGCTGATATTCTTAGAAAGGAGCCAGAGCAGGAAACCTTCACACGCCTTAAGATTAGTCCTAATG AGACACCGTCAGTTGAGGAGGCAGAGGTGTACATGTGTTTACAGGTTTGCCTTGAAATGAGAGTGTGTTATGTGTTCAGGGAAAGTATTCCTCCATGGGAGAAAGAGGTGATATCTGATCCTAGTACTCCCAAACGAAATCCAAATCCTTTTGGTTATGCTCCTGAAATTAAATCTGAT CACTACTTTGAAATGGAAGATGGAGTCGTTCACGTGTATGCAAATAAAGACT CAAAAGAGAAGCTTTTTCCTGTTGCTGATGCAACAACTTTTTTTACCGACCTGCATCACATTCTCAAAGTGATGGCTGCTGGGGATACACGAACTGTATGCCATCACCGCCTTGGTCTTCTTGAACAG AAATTTAACCTTCATCTGATGCTAAATGCGGACAAAGAATTTCTAGCTCAAAAAAGTGCGCCACATCGTGATTTTTATAATGTCCGGAAAGTTGATACTCATGTTCATCATTCTGCATGCATGAACCAAAAACATCTGTTGAGGTTCATAAAGTCCAAGCTGAGGAAAGAACCTGATGAG gttGTTATATTTCGGGATGGAACGTATCTAACTTTAAGAGAAGTTTTTGAGAGCTTGGATTTAACTGG TTACGACCTGAATGTTGATCTGTTAGACGTGCATGCTGACAAGAGCACGTTTCATCGTTTTGACAAATTCAATCTCAAGTACAATCCTTGTGGTCAGAGTAGGCTGCGGGAGATATTTTTGAAGCAAGATAATCTCATCCAGG GCCGCTTTCTTGCCGAGTTAACGAAACAAGTATTCACAGATCTTGAGGCGAGTAAATATCAA ATGGCTGAATACAGAATATCGATATACGGGAGAAAGCAAAGTGAGTGGGACAATTTGGCTAGTTGGATTGTGAACAATGAACTTTACAGTGAAAATGTTGTATGGCTAATTCAG CTGCCTCGACTTTACAATATATACAAGGAAATGGGTATTGTCACATCATTTCAGACCATTCTTGACAATGTTTTCCTTCCTCTTTTTGAGGTGACCGTCGACCCGGATTCACATCCTCAGCTGCATGTTTTCTTGAAACAG GTTGTAGGATTGGATTTGGTGGATGACGAGAGCAAGCCAGAACGACGACCTACAAAGCACATGCCAACACCGGAACAATGGACCAATCAATTTAACCCTGCCTTTGCATACTATGTATATTATTGTTATGCTAACCTTTATACACTAAACAAG CTCCGTGAATCAAAAGGAATGAATACCATAAGATTTCGCCCTCATTGTGGGGAG GCTGGCGACGTTGATCATCTTGCTGCTGCATTCCTTACTACTCATAACATTGCACATGGGATCAACTTGAGAAAGTCCCCTGTACTTCAATATTTGTATTACCTTGCCCAG ATTGGTCTTTGTATGTCTCCTTTGAGCAACAACTCGTTATTTCTGGATTATCACCGGAACCCTTTCCCTACGTTTTTTCTACGAGGCCTTAATGTTTCGTTATCTACCGATGACCCCTTGCAAATACACCTAACAAAGGAACCATTGGTGGAGGAGTACAGCATTGCTGCTTCT GTGTGGAAATTAAGTTCCTGTGATCTCTGTGAGATTGCACGTAATTCTGTATACCAATCAGGTTTCTCACATGCTCTCAAG TCTCACTGGATTGGGCAGGAGTACTACAAGAAAGGACCAGAAGGAAATGACATTCACAAGACTAATGTACCACATATCCGACTTGAATTTCGTGATATG ATCTGGAGAGAGGAGATGCAGCAAATTTACTTAGGGAAGGCACCTTTACCTCATTACATTCAGACTTAG
- the LOC139872951 gene encoding protein ZW2-like isoform X1 yields the protein MSTKSRTTVKTNVTEFRSFFNGWLVRQQNYLQELRSTLRTCDETTSNDDDDLRGLIARVLAHYQQYYEQKSRIANHDVSLVFSPPWFSSFERSFFWIAGFKPGLAFRIVMGSVPDMDQDQEERMERLKSETKMEEKELEKEMAKVQESVAAPPIVEFTRGEISIVDGKYDEMETAIEALRGEMEVVLGNADMLRTRTAERVVEILTPVQNIKFLTAVTELQMKIRMWGQQIDGDTPR from the exons ATGTCGACTAAATCACGAACAACAGTCAAAACGAATGTAACGGAGTTCCGAAGTTTCTTCAACGGATGGTTAGTTCGTCAACAGAATTATCTCCAAGAGCTTCGATCGACATTACGAACATGCGATGAGACTACTTCCAATGATGACGATGATCTTCGTGGTTTAATTGCTCGTGTTTTAGCTCATTATCAACAGTATTATGAACAAAAATCGCGTATTGCCAATCATGATGTTTCCCTAGTATTCTCACCCCCCTGGTTTTCGTCGTTTGAACGGAGTTTTTTCTGGATTGCCGGATTTAAACCTGGATTAGCGTTTCGTATCGTAATGGGATCCGTTCCGGATATGGATCAG gATCAGGAAGAGCGAATGGAGAGATTGAAATCGGAGACGAAAATGGAGGAGAAGGAATTGGAAAAGGAGATGGCGAAAGTCCAGGAAAGTGTGGCGGCACCGCCGATTGTGGAGTTCACGAGAGGTGAGATATCGATTGTTGATGGAAAATACGATGAAATGGAAACGGCGATTGAAGCGTTAAGAGGTGAGATGGAAGTTGTATTAGGCAACGCTGATATGTTGAGAACCAGAACAGCGGAGAGAGTGGTGGAGATACTAACGCCGGTGCAGAATATTAAGTTCCTAACGGCGGTGACGGAGTTACAAATGAAAATTAGAATGTGGGGACAACAGATTGACGGTGATACACCACGATGA
- the LOC139872951 gene encoding protein ZW2-like isoform X2, with translation MSTKSRTTVKTNVTEFRSFFNGWLVRQQNYLQELRSTLRTCDETTSNDDDDLRGLIARVLAHYQQYYEQKSRIANHDVSLVFSPPWFSSFERSFFWIAGFKPGLAFRIVMGSVPDMDQEERMERLKSETKMEEKELEKEMAKVQESVAAPPIVEFTRGEISIVDGKYDEMETAIEALRGEMEVVLGNADMLRTRTAERVVEILTPVQNIKFLTAVTELQMKIRMWGQQIDGDTPR, from the exons ATGTCGACTAAATCACGAACAACAGTCAAAACGAATGTAACGGAGTTCCGAAGTTTCTTCAACGGATGGTTAGTTCGTCAACAGAATTATCTCCAAGAGCTTCGATCGACATTACGAACATGCGATGAGACTACTTCCAATGATGACGATGATCTTCGTGGTTTAATTGCTCGTGTTTTAGCTCATTATCAACAGTATTATGAACAAAAATCGCGTATTGCCAATCATGATGTTTCCCTAGTATTCTCACCCCCCTGGTTTTCGTCGTTTGAACGGAGTTTTTTCTGGATTGCCGGATTTAAACCTGGATTAGCGTTTCGTATCGTAATGGGATCCGTTCCGGATATGGATCAG GAAGAGCGAATGGAGAGATTGAAATCGGAGACGAAAATGGAGGAGAAGGAATTGGAAAAGGAGATGGCGAAAGTCCAGGAAAGTGTGGCGGCACCGCCGATTGTGGAGTTCACGAGAGGTGAGATATCGATTGTTGATGGAAAATACGATGAAATGGAAACGGCGATTGAAGCGTTAAGAGGTGAGATGGAAGTTGTATTAGGCAACGCTGATATGTTGAGAACCAGAACAGCGGAGAGAGTGGTGGAGATACTAACGCCGGTGCAGAATATTAAGTTCCTAACGGCGGTGACGGAGTTACAAATGAAAATTAGAATGTGGGGACAACAGATTGACGGTGATACACCACGATGA